From the Hevea brasiliensis isolate MT/VB/25A 57/8 chromosome 15, ASM3005281v1, whole genome shotgun sequence genome, one window contains:
- the LOC110632313 gene encoding glutamate receptor 3.2 isoform X2 has translation MNLVWLVFFSLVCFSPFLHGAVSPGAVNVGAIFTFNTINGKVARIAMKAAEDDINSDPSILGGRKFSITMHDSNFSGFMGIMSALDPTLSPLQYPYFIQTAPSDLFQTTAIAEMVSYYGWAEIIAVYSDDDQSRNGITALGDKLAERRCKISYKAALPPDPLANRSDVQGELVKILRMEPRIIVLHTFSRTGLLVFDVAQSLGMMDNGFAWIATTWLSTVLDSNSSLPTKTINSIQGALTLRPHTPDSKRKMDFVSRWNKLSNGSIGLNPYGLYAYDTVWMIANAMKMFLDQGNTISFSNDSKLSGLGSGTLNLGALSIFDGGKQLLKNILQTNMTGLTGPIQFNPDRSLMYPSYDILNAIETGYKQIGYWSNYSGLSVVPPETLYGQPANRSSSSQHLLSVVWPGGVTTRPRGWVFPDNGRQLKIGIPDRVSYQDFVSKLNGTDLVKGYCIDVFLAAIKFLPYAVPYKFIPFGDGHKNPSYTELVNQITHGVFDAVIGDVAIVTNRTRVVDFTQPYIESGLVVVAPVRKLNSSAWAFLRPFTLCMWVVTALFFLLVGAVVWILEHRINDEFRGPPKKQVVTILWFSFSTMFFAHREKTMSTLGRLVMIIWLFVVLIINSSYTASLTSILTVQQLSSPIKGIDTLLTSNDRIGFQVGSFAQNYLNEELSIATTRLVALGSPEEYATALANGTVAAIVDERPYMDLFLSEHCEFSIRGQEFTKSGWGFAFPRDSPLAIDMSTAILNLSENGDLQKIRDKWLTRKACSSQSSESGSEQLQLQSFWGLFLICGIACFLALFIYFCIMLRQFSRYLPEDSEPSVQGSSRSRRLQTFLSFADDKVDEWKSKSKRKRGDMISREDESVDGSERNQMDVSQETYK, from the exons ATGAATCTGGTTTGGCTTGTGTTCTTCTCCCTTGTCTGCTTCAGTCCATTTTTGCATGGGGCTGTAAGCCCTGGTGCCGTGAATGTTGGAGCTATTTTCACTTTTAACACTATTAATGGGAAAGTTGCAAGGATTGCCATGAAGGCTGCTGAGGATGATATAAATTCTGATCCAAGCATTCTTGGAGGAAGGAAGTTTTCTATAACTATGCATGATTCCAACTTCAGTGGATTTATGGGCATCATGAGTG CTTTAGACCCCACCCTGTCTCCTCTCCAATATCCCTACTTCATTCAAACAGCACCCAGTGATCTTTTCCAGACGACTGCCATTGCAGAAATGGTTAGTTACTATGGTTGGGCTGAGATTATTGCAGTTTACAGTGATGATGATCAGAGCAGAAATGGCATAACTGCATTAGGCGATAAACTTGCGGAGAGACGTTGTAAAATTTCCTATAAAGCAGCGCTTCCCCCAGATCCACTTGCAAACCGAAGTGATGTTCAAGGTGAACTAGTTAAGATTCTGAGGATGGAACCTCGAATAATTGTTTTACACACTTTCTCCAGAACAGGTCTGTTGGTTTTTGATGTGGCTCAAAGTCTTGGGATGATGGATAATGGATTTGCTTGGATAGCTACCACATGGCTGTCCactgttctagattcaaattcatCACTTCCTACCAAGACTATTAATTCTATTCAGGGAGCACTCACACTTCGTCCGCATACAccagattcaaaaagaaaaatggaTTTTGTGTCACGGTGGAACAAGCTGAGCAATGGCTCCATTGGGTTGAACCCTTATGGTCTATATGCCTATGATACTGTTTGGATGATTGCTAATGCCATGAAAATGTTTTTAGATCAAGGCAACACCATTTCATTTTCCAATGATTCAAAATTAAGTGGTCTAGGAAGTGGGACTCTGAATCTTGGAGCATTAAGCATTTTTGATGGAGGAAAGCAGTTGCTTAAAAACATATTGCAGACAAATATGACAGGTCTGACAGGACCTATTCAATTTAATCCCGACAGGTCTCTTATGTATCCTTCATATGATATCCTCAATGCAATTGAAACTGGGTATAAGCAGATTGGATACTGGTCTAACTATTCTGGGCTATCTGTTGTGCCCCCAGAGACACTTTATGGACAACCAGCTAACCGTTCGAGTTCTAGCCAACATCTGCTCAGTGTTGTATGGCCTGGAGGAGTAACAACTAGACCCCGTGGATGGGTATTTCCAGACAATGGAAGGCAATTAAAAATTGGAATTCCAGACCGGGTTAGTTATCAGGATTTTGTATCTAAGCTTAATGGAACCGATTTAGTCAAAGGATATTGCATAGATGTATTCCTTGCTGCCATAAAATTTCTTCCCTATGCAGTTCCATACAAGTTCATTCCTTTTGGAGATGGTCATAAGAATCCAAGCTACACTGAGCTAGTAAATCAGATCACGCATGGT GTCTTTGATGCTGTCATTGGGGACGTTGCAATTGTCACAAACAGAACAAGGGTTGTGGATTTCACCCAGCCGTATATAGAGTCAGGGCTAGTTGTAGTAGCTCCTGTCAGGAAATTGAATTCAAGTGCCTGGGCATTCTTGCGACCATTTACTTTATGTATGTGGGTTGTTACAGCACTTTTTTTCCTTCTTGTGGGAGCTGTTGTATGGATTCTTGAACATAGAATCAATGATGAATTCCGGGGGCCTCCTAAGAAGCAAGTTGTTACAATTCTCTG GTTTAGCTTTTCAACTATGTTTTTTGCGCATA GAGAAAAGACAATGAGCACACTTGGTCGTTTGGTGATGATCATATGGCTTTTTGTTGTCTTGATAATCAATTCCAGCTATACAGCAAGCCTGACATCAATCCTGACTGTCCAACAGTTATCTTCACCCATTAAAGGAATCGATACTTTGCTAACTAGCAATGATCGTATCGGATTCCAAGTAGGGTCCTTTGCTCAAAATTATCTGAATGAAGAACTCAGCATAGCAACAACTAGACTTGTTGCTCTTGGCTCTCCTGAAGAATATGCAACTGCCCTTGCAAATGGAACTGTTGCTGCCATAGTTGATGAACGACCGTACATGGATCTCTTCCTGTCAGAGCATTGTGAGTTCTCAATCAGGGGCCAAGAGTTCACCAAAAGTGGATGGGGATTT GCATTTCCAAGAGATTCTCCTTTAGCCATCGATATGTCAACTGCCATTCTCAATCTATCTGAAAATGGTGATCTTCAAAAGATTCGTGATAAGTGGCTGACAAGAAAAGCATGCAGTTCCCAGAGCTCTGAGTCTGGCTCAGAACAGCTTCAGTTACAAAGCTTTTGGGGGCTTTTCCTCATCTGTGGCATTGCGTGTTTTCTTGCTCTCTTTATCTATTTCTGCATTATGTTACGCCAGTTCAGCCGGTACTTACCTGAAGATTCAGAACCTTCTGTCCAGGGCAGCTCTCGTTCTAGACGTCTTCAAACATTCTTATCATTTGCTGATGATAAGGTAGATGAATGGAAGAGCAAGTCAAAGAGAAAACGGGGGGACATGATATCGAGGGAAGATGAATCAGTTGATGGATCTGAAAGAAATCAAATGGACGTTTCTCAAGAGACATACAAGTGA
- the LOC110632313 gene encoding glutamate receptor 3.2 isoform X1 — protein sequence MNLVWLVFFSLVCFSPFLHGAVSPGAVNVGAIFTFNTINGKVARIAMKAAEDDINSDPSILGGRKFSITMHDSNFSGFMGIMSALKFMESDTIAIIGPQSAVMAHVLSHLANELHVPLLSFTALDPTLSPLQYPYFIQTAPSDLFQTTAIAEMVSYYGWAEIIAVYSDDDQSRNGITALGDKLAERRCKISYKAALPPDPLANRSDVQGELVKILRMEPRIIVLHTFSRTGLLVFDVAQSLGMMDNGFAWIATTWLSTVLDSNSSLPTKTINSIQGALTLRPHTPDSKRKMDFVSRWNKLSNGSIGLNPYGLYAYDTVWMIANAMKMFLDQGNTISFSNDSKLSGLGSGTLNLGALSIFDGGKQLLKNILQTNMTGLTGPIQFNPDRSLMYPSYDILNAIETGYKQIGYWSNYSGLSVVPPETLYGQPANRSSSSQHLLSVVWPGGVTTRPRGWVFPDNGRQLKIGIPDRVSYQDFVSKLNGTDLVKGYCIDVFLAAIKFLPYAVPYKFIPFGDGHKNPSYTELVNQITHGVFDAVIGDVAIVTNRTRVVDFTQPYIESGLVVVAPVRKLNSSAWAFLRPFTLCMWVVTALFFLLVGAVVWILEHRINDEFRGPPKKQVVTILWFSFSTMFFAHREKTMSTLGRLVMIIWLFVVLIINSSYTASLTSILTVQQLSSPIKGIDTLLTSNDRIGFQVGSFAQNYLNEELSIATTRLVALGSPEEYATALANGTVAAIVDERPYMDLFLSEHCEFSIRGQEFTKSGWGFAFPRDSPLAIDMSTAILNLSENGDLQKIRDKWLTRKACSSQSSESGSEQLQLQSFWGLFLICGIACFLALFIYFCIMLRQFSRYLPEDSEPSVQGSSRSRRLQTFLSFADDKVDEWKSKSKRKRGDMISREDESVDGSERNQMDVSQETYK from the exons ATGAATCTGGTTTGGCTTGTGTTCTTCTCCCTTGTCTGCTTCAGTCCATTTTTGCATGGGGCTGTAAGCCCTGGTGCCGTGAATGTTGGAGCTATTTTCACTTTTAACACTATTAATGGGAAAGTTGCAAGGATTGCCATGAAGGCTGCTGAGGATGATATAAATTCTGATCCAAGCATTCTTGGAGGAAGGAAGTTTTCTATAACTATGCATGATTCCAACTTCAGTGGATTTATGGGCATCATGAGTG CATTAAAGTTTATGGAGAGTGATACTATAGCTATTATTGGTCCACAAAGCGCTGTAATGGCCCATGTACTCTCACATCTTGCAAATGAGCTCCATGTTCCTCTATTGTCATTTACAGCTTTAGACCCCACCCTGTCTCCTCTCCAATATCCCTACTTCATTCAAACAGCACCCAGTGATCTTTTCCAGACGACTGCCATTGCAGAAATGGTTAGTTACTATGGTTGGGCTGAGATTATTGCAGTTTACAGTGATGATGATCAGAGCAGAAATGGCATAACTGCATTAGGCGATAAACTTGCGGAGAGACGTTGTAAAATTTCCTATAAAGCAGCGCTTCCCCCAGATCCACTTGCAAACCGAAGTGATGTTCAAGGTGAACTAGTTAAGATTCTGAGGATGGAACCTCGAATAATTGTTTTACACACTTTCTCCAGAACAGGTCTGTTGGTTTTTGATGTGGCTCAAAGTCTTGGGATGATGGATAATGGATTTGCTTGGATAGCTACCACATGGCTGTCCactgttctagattcaaattcatCACTTCCTACCAAGACTATTAATTCTATTCAGGGAGCACTCACACTTCGTCCGCATACAccagattcaaaaagaaaaatggaTTTTGTGTCACGGTGGAACAAGCTGAGCAATGGCTCCATTGGGTTGAACCCTTATGGTCTATATGCCTATGATACTGTTTGGATGATTGCTAATGCCATGAAAATGTTTTTAGATCAAGGCAACACCATTTCATTTTCCAATGATTCAAAATTAAGTGGTCTAGGAAGTGGGACTCTGAATCTTGGAGCATTAAGCATTTTTGATGGAGGAAAGCAGTTGCTTAAAAACATATTGCAGACAAATATGACAGGTCTGACAGGACCTATTCAATTTAATCCCGACAGGTCTCTTATGTATCCTTCATATGATATCCTCAATGCAATTGAAACTGGGTATAAGCAGATTGGATACTGGTCTAACTATTCTGGGCTATCTGTTGTGCCCCCAGAGACACTTTATGGACAACCAGCTAACCGTTCGAGTTCTAGCCAACATCTGCTCAGTGTTGTATGGCCTGGAGGAGTAACAACTAGACCCCGTGGATGGGTATTTCCAGACAATGGAAGGCAATTAAAAATTGGAATTCCAGACCGGGTTAGTTATCAGGATTTTGTATCTAAGCTTAATGGAACCGATTTAGTCAAAGGATATTGCATAGATGTATTCCTTGCTGCCATAAAATTTCTTCCCTATGCAGTTCCATACAAGTTCATTCCTTTTGGAGATGGTCATAAGAATCCAAGCTACACTGAGCTAGTAAATCAGATCACGCATGGT GTCTTTGATGCTGTCATTGGGGACGTTGCAATTGTCACAAACAGAACAAGGGTTGTGGATTTCACCCAGCCGTATATAGAGTCAGGGCTAGTTGTAGTAGCTCCTGTCAGGAAATTGAATTCAAGTGCCTGGGCATTCTTGCGACCATTTACTTTATGTATGTGGGTTGTTACAGCACTTTTTTTCCTTCTTGTGGGAGCTGTTGTATGGATTCTTGAACATAGAATCAATGATGAATTCCGGGGGCCTCCTAAGAAGCAAGTTGTTACAATTCTCTG GTTTAGCTTTTCAACTATGTTTTTTGCGCATA GAGAAAAGACAATGAGCACACTTGGTCGTTTGGTGATGATCATATGGCTTTTTGTTGTCTTGATAATCAATTCCAGCTATACAGCAAGCCTGACATCAATCCTGACTGTCCAACAGTTATCTTCACCCATTAAAGGAATCGATACTTTGCTAACTAGCAATGATCGTATCGGATTCCAAGTAGGGTCCTTTGCTCAAAATTATCTGAATGAAGAACTCAGCATAGCAACAACTAGACTTGTTGCTCTTGGCTCTCCTGAAGAATATGCAACTGCCCTTGCAAATGGAACTGTTGCTGCCATAGTTGATGAACGACCGTACATGGATCTCTTCCTGTCAGAGCATTGTGAGTTCTCAATCAGGGGCCAAGAGTTCACCAAAAGTGGATGGGGATTT GCATTTCCAAGAGATTCTCCTTTAGCCATCGATATGTCAACTGCCATTCTCAATCTATCTGAAAATGGTGATCTTCAAAAGATTCGTGATAAGTGGCTGACAAGAAAAGCATGCAGTTCCCAGAGCTCTGAGTCTGGCTCAGAACAGCTTCAGTTACAAAGCTTTTGGGGGCTTTTCCTCATCTGTGGCATTGCGTGTTTTCTTGCTCTCTTTATCTATTTCTGCATTATGTTACGCCAGTTCAGCCGGTACTTACCTGAAGATTCAGAACCTTCTGTCCAGGGCAGCTCTCGTTCTAGACGTCTTCAAACATTCTTATCATTTGCTGATGATAAGGTAGATGAATGGAAGAGCAAGTCAAAGAGAAAACGGGGGGACATGATATCGAGGGAAGATGAATCAGTTGATGGATCTGAAAGAAATCAAATGGACGTTTCTCAAGAGACATACAAGTGA
- the LOC110632309 gene encoding monosaccharide-sensing protein 2, with protein MSGAVLVAVAAAVGNLLQGWDNATIAGAVLYIKREFKLESEPTIEGLIVAMSLIGATVITTCSGAISDWLGRRPMLIISSILYCVSGVVMFWSPNVYVLLLARLLDGFGIGLAVTLVPVYISETAPPEIRGLLNTLPQFTGSGGMFMSYCMVFGMSLTKAPNWRLMLGVLSIPSLVYFALTVLYLPESPRWLVSKGRMLEAKKVLQRLRGREDVSGEMALLVEGLGIGGETSIEEYIIGPANDVTDDQDISVDKDHIKLYGPEQGLSWVAKPVTGRSTISLVSRRGSMKNQSVPLMDPLVTLFGSIHEKLPDTGSMRSMLFPRFGSMFSVGGNQARNEEWDEESQTREGEDYPSDAAGGDSDDNLQSPLISRQTTSMDKDLVPPAHGSLSSMRHGSLMQGNAGEPVGTGIGGGWQLAWKWSEREGQDGKKEGGFKRIYLHQEGVPGSRRGSLVSMHGGDAPAEPEFIQAAALVSQPALYSKELANHHPIGPAMVHPSETIAKGPSWADLFEPGVKHALAVGVGIQILQQFSGINGVLYYTPQILEQAGVGVLLSNMGISSASASLLISAITTLLMLPCIAVAMRLMDISGRRTLLLSTIPVLIVSLLVLVIGSAVNLGSVVNASISTASVIIYFCCFVMGFGPIPNILCAEIFPTRVRGLCIAICALAFWIGDIIVTYTLPVMLKSIGLAGVFGLYAVVCIISLVFVFLKVPETKGMPLEVITEFFSVGAKQAAAAKNN; from the exons ATGAGCGGAGCTGTGCTTGTGGCTGTAGCTGCTGCGGTTGGTAACTTACTGCAGGGATGGGATAATGCAACCATCGCAG GGGCTGTTTTATACATAAAAAGGGAATTTAAGTTGGAAAGTGAACCAACTATAGAAGGGCTAATTGTGGCTATGTCTCTTATTGGAGCCACTGTGATAACTACGTGTTCTGGAGCCATATCAGACTGGCTAGGGCGCCGTCCTATGTTGATAATCTCTTCTATACTCTATTGCGTGAGTGGTGTTGTGATGTTTTGGTCTCCCAATGTTTATGTTCTACTCTTGGCAAGGCTTTTGGATGGATTTGGTATTGGTTTGGCAGTAACTCTTGTTCCAGTTTATATATCTGAGACTGCACCACCTGAAATCAGGGGATTGTTGAATACTCTTCCTCAGTTCACTGGATCTGGTGGCATGTTTATGTCATACTGTATGGTGTTTGGAATGTCCTTGACGAAGGCACCGAATTGGAGATTGATGCTTGGGGTTCTTTCTATTCCCTCTCTTGTTTATTTTGCTTTGACTGTACTTTACTTGCCCGAGTCTCCAAGGTGGCTTGTGAGTAAAGGAAGGATGCTTGAGGCTAAGAAGGTTTTGCAGAGGCTTCGTGGCAGGGAAGATGTATCTG GTGAGATGGCTTTATTGGTTGAAGGACTTGGCATTGGGGGTGAAACATCAATAGAAGAGTACATAATTGGCCCAGCCAATGATGTCACTGATGACCAAGACATATCTGTGGACAAAGATCATATCAAGTTATATGGGCCTGAACAAGGTCTCAGCTGGGTTGCCAAACCCGTCACTGGGCGGAGCACTATCAGTCTTGTGTCTCGgcgtggaagcatgaaaaaccagAGTGTGCCTCTCATGGATCCTCTTGTCACCCTTTTTGGTAGTATACATGAAAAGCTCCCTGATACAGGAAGCATGAGAAGTATGCTTTTTCCACGCTTTGGCAGCATGTTCAGTGTGGGAGGGAATCAAGCTAGAAATGAAGAGTGGGATGAGGAAAGCCAAACCAGAGAGGGTGAGGATTATCCATCTGATGCTGCTGGTGGTGATTCTGATGATAATTTGCAGAGTCCATTAATCTCACGTCAGACTACAAGCATGGACAAAGACTTGGTGCCACCTGCCCATGGAAGCCTTTCAAGCATGAGGCATGGCAGTTTGATGCAAGGAAATGCTGGAGAGCCAGTTGGCACTGGGATTGGTGGTGGTTGGCAATTAGCATGGAAATGGTCTGAGAGAGAAGGCCAAGATGGAAAAAAAGAAGGAGGTTTTAAAAGAATTTATTTGCATCAAGAGGGCGTCCCTGGTTCTCGGCGTGGATCTCTGGTTTCTATGCATGGTGGTGATGCCCCTGCAGAGCCTGAATTCATCCAGGCTGCTGCATTGGTTAGCCAACCAGCTCTTTACTCCAAGGAGCTTGCAAATCATCATCCAATTGGACCAGCTATGGTTCACCCTTCTGAAACTATTGCTAAAGGGCCTAGTTGGGCGGACCTCTTTGAGCCTGGAGTCAAGCATGCATTGGCTGTTGGGGTTGGAATTCAAATACTTCAGCAG TTCTCTGGCATAAATGGGGTTCTGTACTACACTCCCCAAATTCTTGAGCAGGCAGGTGTGGGTGTTCTTCTTTCAAACATGGGAATTAGTTCAGCTTCTGCATCTCTGCTTATTAGCGCAATTACAACATTGTTAATGCTTCCTTGTATAGCTGTAGCCATGAGGCTCATGGATATCTCTGGAAGAAG GACTTTGTTACTTAGCACAATTCCTGTCTTGATAGTCTCTCTCCTTGTCCTAGTCATTGGAAGCGCAGTGAATCTAGGCAGTGTTGTAAATGCATCTATCTCCACTGCTAGTGTTATAATCTACTTTTGTTGCTTTGTCATGGGATTTGGGCCGATTCCTAACATACTCTGTGCAGAAATCTTCCCCACTCGTGTTCGTGGCCTCTGCATTGCTATATGTGCACTCGCATTTTGGATTGGTGACATTATTGTTACCTACACACTTCCAGTTATGCTCAAATCTATTGGTCTTGCTGGTGTTTTTGGGTTGTATGCAGTCGTGTGCATCATATCATTAGTATTTGTGTTCTTGAAAGTTCCAGAAACCAAGGGCATGCCCCTTGAAGTAATAACTGAGTTCTTCTCTGTTGGTGCGAAGCAGGCTGCAGCTGCCAAGAACAACTGA
- the LOC110632251 gene encoding uncharacterized protein LOC110632251, protein MAVIGNRVIVQNGIPIPISLPFLKLRSNSKTINFQSNVHYHYNLPLTPFSCVAKSTAVSGGVSTTPTTTSGWSEFARNVSGEWDGFGADFTPQGSPIELPESVVPEAFREWEVKVYDWQTQCPTLAQPEDLLLTQKTIKLLPTVGCEADAATRYTIDERSVGSADNKVYAFAYQSNGCYVAVWPIEKQLEVEHCLINPQDRESRVRIIQVIQADNAKMILKNIRVFVEHWYGPFRDGDQLGGCAILNSAFASTAALEASQIVGHWQGSRGVANFCTSQTGFLQELKGNSVQKLVRDDRDLILLPKQLWCSLKVSKDGETCCEVGWLFDHGCAVTSRCIFSSNAKLKEISIAGETATSQGV, encoded by the exons ATGGCAGTAATAGGCAACAGAGTAATCGTACAAAACGGAATCCCAATACCTATCAGTTTACCATTTTTAAAGCTTCGATCCAATTCTAAAACCATCAATTTCCAATCAAACGTTCACTATCACTATAACCTTCCACTCACTCCCTTCTCTTGCGTCGCCAAGTCCACCGCCGTTTCAGGTGGTGTCTCCACCACCCCCACCACCA CATCAGGATGGTCTGAATTCGCTAGAAATGTGTCTGGTGAATGGGATGGATTTGGAGCAGACTTCACTCCTCAAGGAAGCCCAATCGAACTTCCTGAATCAGTGGTGCCTGAAGCTTTTAGGGAATGGGAAGTCAAGGTTTATGATTGGCAGACTCAGTGCCCGACACTTGCTCAACCAGAGGACCTTCTTTTGACCCAGAAAACCATCAAATTACTTCCCACCGTTGGATGTGAAGCCGATGCTGCAACTCGGTATACCATTGATGAGAGGAGCGTTGGAAGTGCAGATAATAAAGTTTATGCCTTTGCTTATCAATCTAATGGGTGTTATGTGGCTGTTTGGCCAATTGAGaaacaattggaggtggaacattGCTTGATAAATCCTCAAGACAGGGAGTCCCGAGTGAGAataattcaagttattcaagCAGACAATGCAAAGATGATATTAAAGAATATTAGGGTTTTTGTTGAGCATTGGTATGGACCATTTAGAGATGGTGACCAACTAGGTGGATGTGCAATCCTAAATTCTGCATTTGCTTCTACTGCTGCTTTGGAAGCTTCTCAAATTGTAGGACATTGGCAGGGATCCAGAGGTGTTGCCAATTTTTGTACTTCTCAAACT GGCTTCCTTCAAGAATTAAAAGGTAACAGTGTGCAGAAGTTAGTAAGAGATGATCGTGATCTGATATTGCTTCCCAAGCAATTGTGGTGTTCACTAAAAGTAAGCAAAGATGGTGAAACTTGCTGTGAGGTAGGATGGCTATTTGACCATGGATGTGCTGTAACATCAAGATGCATCTTCTCAAGCAATGCGAAGTTGAAG GAAATTTCAATAGCAGGAGAAACTGCAACTTCACAGGGTGTCTAG